A section of the Ignavibacteriales bacterium genome encodes:
- a CDS encoding SDR family oxidoreductase gives MTDQKVAVITGASKGIGRACAKLFLDKGYIVVDASRSNPHPFDSENFIHIKTDVSQEESIKNLYEEVKNRFGRTDVLINNAGYGIFKKLAETTTEDFDNIYAVNVRGLYICTRYFIKMMLEQNSGTIINIASLAGKNGFNEGTLYCGTKHAVMGISKSLMLEVRGSNIRVIVVCPGSVDTEFFDVADVEVNNDPKTFLTSEDIASACLLAVELPPNALMNEIELRPANPHK, from the coding sequence ATGACTGATCAAAAAGTGGCAGTAATTACAGGCGCATCGAAAGGCATTGGACGAGCCTGCGCAAAACTCTTCCTTGATAAAGGATATATAGTGGTTGATGCTTCACGTTCCAATCCCCACCCGTTTGATAGTGAAAATTTTATCCATATCAAAACCGATGTATCACAGGAGGAAAGCATTAAAAACCTGTACGAGGAAGTGAAGAATAGATTTGGGAGAACAGACGTTCTTATAAACAACGCCGGATACGGTATATTCAAAAAACTTGCTGAAACAACTACTGAGGATTTTGATAATATCTATGCCGTTAATGTAAGAGGATTGTATATTTGCACAAGGTATTTCATTAAAATGATGCTGGAACAGAATTCCGGAACCATCATCAATATTGCGTCTCTTGCTGGAAAGAACGGGTTTAATGAAGGAACTCTTTACTGCGGTACTAAACATGCTGTAATGGGAATATCGAAGTCACTTATGCTGGAAGTAAGAGGAAGTAATATTAGAGTGATCGTTGTTTGTCCGGGTTCGGTCGATACGGAATTTTTTGATGTCGCAGATGTTGAAGTAAATAACGACCCTAAAACTTTTTTAACTTCAGAAGATATCGCTAGTGCATGTCTGCTTGCTGTAGAACTTCCTCCGAATGCATTAATGAATGAAATTGAGCTAAGACCGGCAAACCCTCATAAATAA
- the smc gene encoding chromosome segregation protein SMC, protein MYLSKLEIFGFKSFAEKTAIEFDSGVSAIVGPNGSGKSNIVDALRWVLGEQGDKALRSEKREDVVFSGTSRRKPLGLAEVALTLINNKGILPTEYNEVTIARRFYRSGETEYFLNGTKVRLKDLRNLFVDTGVGPDAYSVIELKMVETILSAVKNERRKMFEEAAGIVSYKKNRDLTFNKLESVREALTRVTDIIREKQRNVNALERQVKRNEEARKVSQELEALELKLYNTEYRNKLIEKDNIKNNESENILLKERLSLEIKEYDTKIDELREVVSRYETKLRELNTQLTAKREEITKIEKENLVSDQKIKSLTANVSRLNSENESLRNSITRNKDRQTELHEKIHTLKHTVDISSASLSEKKEKLDKTIRLIGEKKVELKDLGSKLKVLNQSLHDMKTEYHKDKVNLENNLSELQRLSDNTSENLSQTNILSEDKTQLEAILLESKANLKAAQEELKLHTNKQTGLAEEIASFEREINERKLELNKKNSKIEYLTNLLHSMEDYAEGIKYLVKERKEANIKTVIDMMQVEDKYRVAVETALGEVSNYLILDEAKDVSRLIQLLEENDKGKVTFILNEKLNFDDLLIGLYDEKPDFLSDKKVYGFADKFVKSSHDKYLLLIRYLLDEYVIVEDIPTAMKYSKDNYYKFITLNGDIITQSFIRAGGNIKQENLKLGREKQIDLLKDESKLLEDAIKETEDKINNLRELHDNMPIAEYKDNVEKLREKFHSAENDLAKVDFKLEEINKNLTKNEGNYQRIEEENIKLNSRINTLIQEINSKESENSNLEKELGFLTDEFNEIEKKYTEYNTDYNSFNIQVTELKNELKNEEQYLNRLVNSVRDDEEKIEDNERLIRDENSEIENLKYNLTNNSSVMSGLKMEEDSINDRYLKEREVFDNNKEELSRIDLEQRDRRIKFDRVSQNLIDSQIKMKECEIKAEQYRDHIREKYERHIPIEDGSVGFIDDEMELAQSRKDVESLIERLKRLGGGYQQMLFEDFEQEKEELQRMAEQKNDLIESEKDIRRTIERINEEARERFLKTFEQIRENFRMIFTELFSEGDEANLKLIYDTDDEGKINEDPLEAKIEIVAKPRGKRPTSIELLSGGEKTLTAIALLFAIYLVKPSPFCVLDEVDAPLDVANLKRFNKLIRKFSNNTQFILITHNERTMETVDRLFGVTMQEQGVTTIVETRFKEKMQAG, encoded by the coding sequence TTGTATTTATCGAAGCTTGAAATATTTGGTTTCAAGTCCTTTGCGGAAAAGACAGCGATTGAATTCGACAGCGGTGTCTCTGCGATCGTCGGTCCTAACGGCTCCGGCAAGTCGAACATCGTGGATGCATTAAGATGGGTTCTCGGCGAACAGGGTGATAAGGCGCTGAGGAGCGAAAAACGCGAGGACGTAGTCTTTAGCGGGACCAGCAGAAGGAAACCGCTCGGTTTAGCCGAAGTAGCTTTGACACTCATTAACAACAAAGGAATCCTTCCTACCGAATATAATGAAGTAACCATAGCCCGAAGGTTCTACCGAAGCGGCGAGACGGAATATTTCCTCAACGGGACAAAAGTCAGGCTCAAAGACCTCCGAAATCTTTTCGTTGATACCGGTGTAGGTCCCGATGCCTATTCCGTGATCGAGCTAAAAATGGTCGAGACTATCCTCTCAGCTGTAAAGAACGAGCGCAGAAAGATGTTCGAGGAAGCCGCAGGTATCGTGTCATACAAAAAGAACCGCGACCTTACTTTTAACAAGCTAGAATCCGTACGTGAAGCGCTGACTCGCGTTACCGACATTATAAGAGAAAAACAGCGCAACGTGAACGCACTCGAACGCCAGGTAAAAAGGAACGAGGAAGCAAGAAAGGTTTCGCAGGAGCTCGAAGCGCTCGAGCTCAAACTCTACAACACCGAATACCGAAATAAGCTCATTGAGAAAGATAATATAAAAAACAACGAAAGTGAGAACATTCTCCTCAAAGAAAGACTATCCCTCGAAATAAAAGAGTACGACACAAAGATAGACGAGCTGAGAGAAGTTGTCTCCCGGTATGAGACAAAGCTTAGGGAACTTAATACCCAGCTTACCGCAAAACGTGAAGAGATTACGAAGATCGAGAAAGAAAATCTCGTCTCCGACCAGAAGATCAAATCATTAACAGCAAACGTATCCCGTCTGAATAGCGAGAATGAATCTCTCCGTAATAGCATCACGAGGAACAAGGACAGGCAGACTGAACTCCACGAAAAGATTCATACACTTAAGCATACCGTCGATATATCGTCCGCTTCCCTTTCCGAAAAGAAAGAGAAGCTGGATAAAACAATACGCCTCATAGGTGAAAAGAAAGTAGAACTCAAGGATCTGGGCTCGAAGCTGAAAGTTCTCAACCAGTCGCTCCACGACATGAAAACCGAGTACCATAAAGACAAGGTAAACCTCGAAAACAATCTGTCCGAACTTCAACGGCTTTCAGATAATACCTCCGAGAACCTCAGCCAGACAAATATATTAAGCGAGGATAAGACACAGCTTGAAGCCATACTGCTCGAATCCAAAGCGAACCTAAAAGCCGCGCAGGAAGAGCTTAAACTTCATACAAATAAACAAACCGGACTTGCCGAAGAAATAGCATCGTTCGAGCGCGAAATAAACGAAAGAAAGCTCGAACTGAACAAAAAGAACAGCAAGATAGAATACCTGACCAACCTCCTCCATTCTATGGAAGACTACGCCGAGGGTATCAAGTATCTGGTTAAGGAAAGAAAAGAGGCGAATATCAAGACAGTGATCGACATGATGCAGGTAGAGGATAAATACCGCGTCGCCGTCGAGACCGCTCTCGGTGAAGTGTCGAATTACCTCATCCTGGACGAAGCTAAAGACGTTAGCAGGCTCATTCAGCTCCTCGAAGAAAATGACAAAGGAAAAGTTACTTTCATCTTGAACGAAAAGCTCAACTTCGACGATCTTCTCATTGGGCTTTACGATGAAAAACCGGATTTCTTAAGCGACAAAAAAGTTTATGGCTTTGCCGACAAATTCGTAAAGAGCAGTCACGACAAATACCTGCTCTTAATTAGATACTTACTTGATGAATATGTCATAGTCGAAGACATTCCAACCGCGATGAAGTATTCTAAGGACAATTACTACAAGTTCATCACACTCAATGGCGACATTATAACACAGAGTTTCATCAGGGCAGGCGGTAACATAAAGCAGGAAAATCTTAAGCTGGGAAGGGAAAAACAGATAGACCTGCTGAAAGACGAAAGCAAGCTCTTAGAAGATGCCATCAAAGAGACCGAGGATAAGATAAATAACCTGCGCGAACTTCATGACAATATGCCGATAGCCGAATACAAGGATAATGTCGAAAAACTGAGAGAAAAGTTCCACTCTGCCGAAAACGACCTTGCGAAAGTAGATTTCAAGCTCGAAGAGATAAATAAGAACCTTACAAAGAACGAAGGAAACTATCAGCGCATCGAAGAGGAAAATATAAAGCTCAATAGCAGGATTAACACCCTTATCCAGGAGATCAATAGCAAGGAGAGTGAAAATTCAAACCTCGAAAAAGAGCTGGGGTTCCTGACCGACGAATTCAATGAGATAGAAAAGAAATATACCGAGTATAATACCGACTATAACTCTTTTAATATTCAGGTTACTGAATTAAAAAATGAGCTGAAAAATGAAGAGCAGTATCTTAACAGGCTTGTAAATTCCGTACGGGATGATGAAGAAAAGATCGAGGACAATGAGAGGCTCATTAGAGATGAGAATTCTGAGATCGAAAATCTAAAATACAATCTCACCAATAATTCTTCCGTAATGTCCGGGCTGAAAATGGAAGAAGATTCCATTAATGACCGTTACCTCAAGGAAAGAGAAGTATTTGACAACAACAAGGAAGAACTGAGCAGGATAGACCTCGAGCAGAGGGACCGCAGAATAAAATTCGACAGAGTTTCACAGAATCTTATTGACTCGCAGATAAAAATGAAAGAGTGCGAGATCAAAGCCGAGCAATATAGGGATCATATTCGTGAGAAATACGAGAGGCACATTCCTATCGAAGACGGTTCGGTAGGCTTCATAGACGACGAGATGGAATTAGCCCAGTCGAGAAAAGACGTGGAGAGCCTGATTGAGAGATTAAAAAGGCTTGGCGGCGGTTATCAGCAGATGCTTTTCGAGGATTTTGAGCAGGAGAAAGAAGAGCTCCAGAGGATGGCTGAACAAAAGAACGACCTTATTGAGTCCGAGAAAGATATTAGAAGAACGATCGAAAGAATAAATGAGGAAGCGCGTGAGAGATTCCTGAAAACATTCGAACAGATTAGAGAGAACTTCCGCATGATATTCACCGAGCTTTTCTCCGAGGGCGATGAAGCAAACCTGAAGCTAATTTATGATACCGATGACGAAGGCAAGATTAACGAAGACCCGCTCGAAGCAAAGATAGAGATCGTTGCAAAACCAAGAGGAAAAAGACCTACCTCGATAGAATTACTTTCCGGGGGTGAAAAAACCCTTACGGCAATCGCGCTTCTGTTTGCCATTTATCTCGTTAAGCCGTCTCCTTTCTGCGTACTCGACGAGGTGGACGCTCCATTAGATGTCGCTAACCTGAAGCGTTTCAATAAACTGATCAGAAAGTTTTCCAATAATACACAGTTCATACTTATAACCCACAACGAAAGAACTATGGAAACCGTTGACAGGTTATTCGGCGTAACCATGCAGGAGCAGGGCGTTACAACCATCGTGGAGACCAGGTTCAAAGAAAAGATGCAGGCTGGCTAA
- a CDS encoding HAD-IB family phosphatase, with the protein MAKKDYKLKIFCDFDGTVAKNDVWVSAIGKFVKDKEAFDKLSDDFCSLTLNAKDCNWMSLELVEDFTLEQFDRYLDEEDIDPHFKDFVEYVRSEEDEVFIVSGGLDYYIDYVLKKEGLDVKYFGTQLTTTPIEGTDYIKPGVEFPYADENCEKCEISKRNILINNTNDLYDEVSVFVGDGISDYCVVHYADIVFAKKRLASYCWKNNITYFEFDDFSDVKKKLERLKMENKIKHRQFAKTNRKDVLLGG; encoded by the coding sequence TTGGCTAAAAAGGATTACAAGCTTAAGATATTTTGTGATTTCGATGGCACCGTCGCAAAAAACGACGTTTGGGTTAGTGCAATTGGAAAGTTCGTTAAGGATAAGGAAGCATTTGATAAACTCTCCGATGATTTCTGCAGTTTGACACTCAACGCTAAGGACTGCAATTGGATGAGCCTTGAGCTGGTGGAAGACTTTACCCTGGAGCAATTCGACAGGTACCTCGATGAAGAGGATATCGACCCCCATTTTAAGGATTTTGTAGAGTATGTTAGAAGTGAGGAAGATGAAGTCTTTATCGTAAGCGGTGGTCTGGATTATTATATAGATTACGTTCTTAAAAAAGAGGGACTGGATGTAAAATACTTCGGCACTCAATTGACCACCACACCAATCGAAGGGACGGATTACATAAAACCGGGTGTTGAGTTTCCATATGCAGACGAGAACTGCGAGAAGTGTGAGATCAGCAAACGGAATATCCTGATAAATAATACAAATGATCTTTATGATGAGGTTTCGGTGTTCGTTGGCGATGGTATTTCCGATTATTGTGTCGTACATTATGCCGACATAGTTTTTGCCAAAAAGCGGTTGGCATCATACTGCTGGAAAAATAATATAACATATTTTGAATTCGACGACTTTAGTGACGTTAAGAAGAAACTGGAAAGATTGAAAATGGAGAATAAGATAAAGCACAGACAATTCGCAAAGACCAACCGAAAAGACGTACTCCTCGGAGGCTGA
- the lpxB gene encoding lipid-A-disaccharide synthase, with the protein MKKIFIIAGEASGDSHSAELVRKLKELDPGTRFYGIGGNNLKKQGVELIYSYEDVNFIGFTAVLKNLSSIKAKLSEAVEKVKELEPDAVILTDFPGFNIRFAEKIRKFYKGKIIYYISPQVWAWHKDRVKKLKKLCDAMLVIFPFEVDFYKQEGMEAKYVGHPLIEKTNRFISEHSKREKANKIITLLPGSRPEEIKRILPGLLEVSKKLQDETCAEIKIISPPYLNAGFYKDLVKGYNVEIVKDDEDKNTYYETIYNSDLVFTKAGTTTMECTLLGTPFCVAYRAGRINYLIGKNMIRVNFVAMPNILLDKAIVKEFIQNEMTIDNLYSEGKKILTDEKYREEMKSNFARIRELLGDRSASATAAEIINAML; encoded by the coding sequence ATGAAAAAAATCTTTATAATAGCAGGAGAAGCGTCGGGTGACTCTCACTCGGCTGAGCTGGTTAGAAAGCTAAAGGAACTGGATCCCGGTACCAGGTTTTACGGCATCGGCGGTAATAACCTGAAAAAGCAGGGAGTCGAGCTCATATACTCATACGAGGATGTGAATTTCATCGGCTTCACTGCAGTACTAAAAAACCTCTCTTCTATAAAAGCGAAGCTGTCTGAGGCGGTAGAAAAAGTCAAAGAACTGGAGCCGGACGCGGTCATCCTCACCGATTTCCCCGGCTTTAATATCAGGTTCGCAGAAAAGATAAGGAAATTCTACAAAGGAAAGATTATCTATTACATTTCACCGCAGGTATGGGCGTGGCATAAAGACCGTGTAAAGAAGCTCAAAAAACTGTGCGATGCTATGCTTGTGATTTTCCCGTTCGAGGTGGATTTTTATAAGCAGGAGGGAATGGAGGCGAAATATGTGGGTCATCCGCTTATAGAAAAAACAAACCGGTTCATTTCGGAACATTCAAAACGGGAGAAAGCAAATAAGATAATTACATTGCTCCCCGGAAGCCGTCCGGAGGAAATTAAACGCATATTGCCAGGACTGCTCGAAGTCTCGAAGAAATTACAGGATGAAACCTGCGCTGAAATAAAGATTATATCTCCTCCATATTTAAATGCCGGATTTTACAAAGACCTGGTAAAAGGATACAATGTGGAGATCGTAAAGGATGACGAAGACAAAAATACATATTACGAGACAATTTACAATTCTGACCTTGTGTTCACAAAAGCCGGTACGACAACAATGGAATGCACGCTCCTCGGTACTCCGTTTTGTGTCGCGTACCGTGCAGGCAGAATAAATTACCTTATCGGTAAAAACATGATTCGTGTGAATTTTGTCGCGATGCCTAATATACTCCTCGATAAAGCTATCGTAAAAGAGTTCATACAGAATGAAATGACCATTGACAATCTGTATTCTGAAGGGAAAAAAATTCTTACGGATGAGAAATACAGAGAAGAGATGAAGAGTAACTTCGCAAGGATAAGAGAGCTCCTCGGAGATAGATCCGCGTCTGCTACTGCCGCTGAAATTATTAATGCAATGCTTTGA
- a CDS encoding lysophospholipid acyltransferase family protein: MKGSFSNSLAQWLIPLLLPVYLLTVRTKIFGNVPEKNAIFIFWHNKMLIGWRLFKGKRYTALVSQSKDGEILSRMLKKWKYNVVRGSSSKGGKEALDEIASDKLNSSVVITPDGPRGPAGIIKNGALILSNKTGFPIIPVSISYSRSKVLSKSWDKFEIPLPFSTCTVKFGDEFYYSEYLPDPELDQFKTRLAKQM, from the coding sequence TTGAAAGGGAGTTTCTCAAATAGCCTGGCGCAATGGCTGATACCCTTGCTGTTACCTGTTTATTTGCTCACGGTACGTACTAAAATATTCGGTAACGTCCCGGAAAAAAACGCTATATTTATATTCTGGCACAATAAAATGCTCATCGGGTGGCGGTTATTCAAAGGGAAAAGATATACTGCTCTCGTATCACAAAGCAAGGATGGTGAAATACTCTCTCGAATGCTGAAAAAATGGAAATATAACGTTGTGCGTGGCTCCAGCTCAAAAGGCGGAAAGGAAGCGCTGGATGAGATCGCGTCGGATAAATTAAATAGCTCCGTAGTCATCACTCCCGACGGTCCGCGTGGACCCGCCGGCATTATTAAAAACGGCGCTTTGATCCTGTCAAATAAAACAGGATTCCCAATTATCCCGGTCAGCATATCGTACTCACGAAGCAAAGTCCTGTCAAAAAGCTGGGATAAGTTCGAGATACCGCTCCCCTTTTCGACTTGCACTGTAAAATTCGGGGATGAATTTTACTACTCGGAATACCTTCCCGACCCGGAGCTCGATCAATTCAAAACCCGGCTGGCTAAACAAATGTAA
- the lpxK gene encoding tetraacyldisaccharide 4'-kinase yields the protein MRILLLPLSYLYLLITYIRNKLYDRVILKSTSFNTSVISVGNITTGGTGKTPLVIYIAKYFLTKNMKVAIVSRGYGRNSTFRMLVCDGKSILHPVDMTGDELYMISEELLTTGGTFWVIADNDRVQGCEYTIKELNPDVIILDDAFQKRNLTRDLDIVMIDRSKFNTFFNKILLPAGDLRESKNALHRASIIIQNNKDTAAEVIPELNRYNKPIMRISYKVLGIYDKNDIKAETLPKKVAVIAGLANPDSFYKLIQNLGFDIADKFDFPDHYSYIFKDIRHIKEMCEGGIPIITTHKDYVKLKEFDTFIKEFPVYYLKIGLNFEDNINILENMLNDAVSK from the coding sequence ATGCGCATATTACTTTTACCTTTATCATATCTTTACCTGCTTATCACCTACATCAGGAATAAGCTCTACGATAGAGTCATCCTCAAAAGCACATCGTTCAATACATCTGTCATCTCCGTTGGCAATATCACCACCGGAGGCACCGGCAAAACCCCGCTTGTCATTTACATTGCTAAATACTTCCTCACTAAAAACATGAAAGTCGCCATCGTCTCACGAGGCTATGGAAGGAATTCCACATTCCGCATGCTCGTCTGCGACGGGAAGTCCATCTTACACCCCGTCGACATGACCGGCGACGAATTGTATATGATATCGGAAGAACTTCTCACGACCGGAGGCACATTCTGGGTAATAGCGGACAATGACCGCGTCCAGGGCTGTGAATACACAATAAAGGAATTAAATCCCGACGTGATCATCCTCGACGATGCATTCCAAAAGAGGAATCTCACCAGAGACCTCGACATCGTGATGATTGACCGGAGCAAATTCAATACTTTCTTTAATAAGATCCTTCTTCCCGCCGGCGATCTTCGGGAAAGCAAAAATGCATTACACAGAGCATCGATCATTATTCAAAATAATAAAGACACCGCCGCCGAAGTAATTCCTGAACTCAACCGGTACAACAAACCCATAATGCGTATCTCTTATAAAGTGCTCGGTATCTACGATAAGAACGACATCAAAGCTGAGACTTTACCAAAAAAAGTCGCCGTCATCGCCGGATTGGCGAACCCGGATTCGTTTTACAAACTGATCCAGAACCTCGGCTTTGATATAGCTGATAAATTCGACTTCCCCGATCACTATAGCTACATTTTCAAAGACATCCGCCACATAAAGGAAATGTGTGAAGGCGGCATTCCCATCATCACCACGCACAAGGACTACGTTAAGCTCAAGGAATTCGACACTTTTATTAAGGAATTTCCCGTTTATTATCTAAAAATTGGATTAAATTTTGAAGATAATATTAATATTTTAGAGAATATGTTAAATGACGCCGTAAGCAAATGA
- a CDS encoding gamma-glutamyl-gamma-aminobutyrate hydrolase family protein, which produces MKVGISKCRSKFDKYLDWLEFFGIEYEVLDYENGKGELDKIHNCSALILSGGTDIYPEIYCDWDTTETKGTYEPERDGFEMNLIEAAIVKKMPILAICRGSQLINVYFRGNLIFDIEEIRGFSYRKMIKDGVYPEIDINIFRNSLAYEIFESETIRVVVSNNQAVERVGEGLMINSKSQEGIIMGTEYANKEGKGFLLGIQWHPERYTDYSAEPSVKLANRLKKEIEIYTS; this is translated from the coding sequence ATGAAAGTAGGAATTTCAAAATGCAGATCTAAGTTTGATAAGTACCTCGACTGGCTGGAATTTTTCGGCATTGAGTATGAGGTGCTGGATTACGAAAATGGCAAAGGAGAACTCGACAAGATCCACAATTGCAGTGCGCTGATTTTAAGCGGAGGTACGGATATTTACCCGGAGATATATTGCGATTGGGATACTACCGAAACCAAAGGTACTTACGAACCCGAACGCGACGGTTTTGAGATGAACCTTATCGAAGCCGCCATCGTTAAAAAGATGCCGATACTCGCTATCTGCCGAGGTTCGCAACTTATAAATGTGTACTTTCGCGGTAATCTCATATTCGACATAGAGGAGATCCGAGGTTTTAGTTACAGAAAAATGATAAAGGACGGCGTTTACCCGGAGATAGACATAAATATTTTCAGAAACTCACTAGCCTATGAGATATTCGAAAGTGAAACCATTAGGGTCGTTGTTTCAAATAACCAGGCAGTGGAGAGGGTCGGTGAAGGGTTGATGATAAATTCTAAATCACAAGAAGGCATCATAATGGGAACGGAGTATGCTAATAAAGAAGGAAAGGGATTCCTGCTTGGTATCCAGTGGCATCCGGAGAGATACACCGATTATTCGGCTGAACCGTCCGTCAAACTCGCAAACAGATTAAAAAAAGAAATTGAGATATACACTTCATAG
- a CDS encoding DUF4292 domain-containing protein, with protein sequence MRYTLHSIKALLIFALGLSLYSCTTGTSIDKNITIPEIKKKVNTNSKRITSVDAEGNIFFETPDESNSAYMTLSINKPDSLYAKFQGPFGITAGNVLVTRQNFVYFNALENIVIKGPSSPLNLGAVLRIKVNFDDLIRGLSSSMIFAGETAENSQLNINESDYLVTVYEDGIEKKYWVDASGFYITKYAEYESSKTPSLEIKYSNFIEDNGKHFPMKMEINRPDASQYVSIDLREFELNKNRLTFKLVIPKNAKIIEWD encoded by the coding sequence TTGAGATATACACTTCATAGCATAAAGGCATTACTGATATTTGCGCTCGGTCTTTCTCTTTACTCGTGTACTACCGGTACGTCTATCGATAAAAATATCACGATTCCTGAAATAAAAAAGAAAGTAAATACAAACTCTAAGCGGATAACTTCGGTCGATGCAGAGGGAAATATATTTTTTGAAACCCCCGACGAATCTAACTCCGCTTACATGACTCTTAGTATTAATAAACCGGACAGCCTTTACGCGAAATTTCAGGGTCCCTTCGGCATCACCGCCGGGAATGTGCTGGTCACACGGCAAAATTTTGTTTACTTCAATGCGCTCGAGAATATTGTCATAAAAGGTCCGTCCTCCCCTCTTAACCTGGGAGCGGTGCTCCGTATCAAAGTTAATTTCGATGACCTGATAAGAGGATTATCATCCAGTATGATCTTTGCCGGCGAAACAGCCGAAAACTCACAGCTGAATATCAATGAATCCGATTATCTGGTAACGGTATATGAGGACGGGATCGAGAAGAAATACTGGGTGGATGCTTCTGGATTTTACATTACAAAATATGCCGAGTACGAAAGCTCCAAAACTCCCTCGCTTGAGATAAAATACTCTAACTTCATTGAGGATAATGGCAAACACTTCCCTATGAAAATGGAGATAAATAGACCTGACGCTTCCCAATATGTTTCTATTGACCTGAGGGAATTTGAACTTAATAAGAACAGGCTTACGTTTAAGCTAGTAATACCAAAGAACGCCAAAATAATCGAATGGGATTAA
- a CDS encoding peptidoglycan DD-metalloendopeptidase family protein, with protein sequence MGLSCSKILLTFLLVCTLMPSNIFADYDLRKDKKKQILNYKNDVEKLQKEIRENEILADQYRTEIDDLASQLKLLTKFIGDVESNGLEDKDSLLMSEIEINKIKEKLDPLRENFKKKVIWLYKYGRDYESEVLFSSRSLDDLYGRMVYLNKISGIRKKEFEKIKENRFLIEEKKKMLSLQARQRLGFIASKKEDQRTLYEKKILTENLISKLQDINTNYTRQIERLNEKISKIESRLNNLNTEFIYKISRQADYSGVQFEQLKGRLILPVQSVDIIEDFGTQMNQNTLAVSYNNGIDVSIAKGSEVVSVADGVVESVSYIPSIGDVIIINHGNEYRTVYGLIDNIAVSVGDEVTAGKVIAFTSDNLDGQSFHFELWKDKEPQNPKFWFSRN encoded by the coding sequence ATGGGATTAAGCTGTTCTAAAATATTGCTCACATTTTTGCTCGTTTGCACTTTGATGCCGTCGAATATATTTGCCGATTATGATCTGAGAAAGGATAAGAAGAAGCAGATCCTGAACTATAAGAATGACGTCGAAAAACTACAGAAAGAGATCAGGGAAAATGAGATACTCGCCGATCAATACAGAACTGAGATTGACGATCTTGCTTCACAGCTAAAACTCCTTACCAAGTTCATTGGCGATGTGGAATCCAACGGGCTTGAGGACAAAGATTCCTTATTGATGAGCGAAATAGAGATCAATAAGATAAAGGAAAAACTCGACCCCCTAAGAGAGAATTTTAAGAAAAAGGTTATATGGCTCTATAAGTACGGCAGGGATTATGAAAGCGAAGTGCTCTTTTCATCGAGATCGCTTGATGACCTGTACGGTCGCATGGTTTACCTCAATAAGATATCGGGTATAAGAAAGAAGGAGTTTGAAAAGATAAAGGAGAACCGGTTCCTTATTGAGGAAAAAAAGAAAATGCTCTCTCTCCAGGCTCGCCAGCGACTTGGCTTCATTGCTTCGAAAAAGGAGGACCAGCGCACACTCTACGAAAAGAAGATCCTTACCGAAAATCTGATCTCAAAACTGCAAGACATCAATACTAACTATACTAGGCAGATCGAAAGACTTAATGAAAAGATTTCTAAAATAGAATCGAGGCTTAATAACCTTAACACGGAGTTTATTTATAAGATAAGCAGGCAGGCAGATTATTCGGGTGTCCAGTTCGAGCAATTGAAAGGCAGACTCATATTACCCGTGCAGAGTGTAGATATTATTGAGGATTTCGGAACACAGATGAATCAAAACACGCTCGCCGTTTCTTACAATAACGGGATCGACGTCTCCATTGCGAAAGGCTCGGAGGTTGTTTCCGTTGCCGATGGAGTCGTCGAATCGGTTTCCTACATCCCTTCTATCGGTGACGTTATTATCATTAATCACGGGAACGAATACCGTACGGTGTATGGACTAATTGATAATATTGCTGTTAGCGTCGGTGATGAAGTTACCGCAGGCAAAGTGATTGCTTTCACCTCCGATAATTTAGACGGGCAGTCATTCCATTTTGAACTATGGAAGGATAAAGAACCGCAGAATCCGAAATTCTGGTTCAGCAGAAACTAA